From the Prunus dulcis chromosome 4, ALMONDv2, whole genome shotgun sequence genome, one window contains:
- the LOC117626051 gene encoding uncharacterized protein LOC117626051 isoform X2, translated as MAFSVYTTPSTTSSLHLKQAHYFPLFTFQFNQLFPLSVSFPTPSSTPTRLHISVCAAAKSQTGPVKKRSPSGTNNNKKKKRQGGGGGDSEDLSLSDVEIVDNLGAGGVGSSGSGSSSRSLGFHPTPLPKPPAGFVVDDHGKVLMASSKRIASIVDPTNNFPLECVIRRVFRSSRGDECMLLCPVDTDEEAEVILPAAAYALAKIHMHLVHSGFCYTARGGFCYSEDDIFDFRTDDGQDVDGLPTEGVEITCFHLDGAHYMIYTPSDPLLFVVVKNNDGLLQIADDDLLEDPAIISAIDEETEFNALVEEEAALLDSLLGKE; from the exons ATGGCATTCTCAGTCTACACAACTCCATCAACCACTTCCAGTCTCCATCTGAAGCAAGCCCACTACTTTCCCTTGTTCACTTTCCAATTCAACCAGCTCTTCCCACTCTCAGTCTCCTTCCCAACTCCTTCCTCAACTCCCACCAGACTTCATATCTCTGTGTGCGCCGCTGCTAAGTCGCAGACTGGGCCTGTAAAGAAGCGCTCACCCTCGGGCActaacaacaacaagaagaaaaagcgtcagggtggtggtggtggtgattcAGAGGATCTGAGCTTGAGTGATGTTGAAATTGTGGATAATTTGGGTGCTGGTGGAGTTGGGTCTTCCGGATCCGGTTCGAGTTCGAGGTCGCTTGGTTTCCATCCTACGCCGCTACCAAAACCCCCAGCTGGGTTTGTGGTGGATGATCATGGGAAGGTGCTCATGGCTTCTTCGAAGCGAATTGCTTCCATT GTTGATCCTACCAATAATTTCCCTTTAGAGTGCGTTATAAGGAGAGTGTTCAGAAGCTCGCGGGGAGATGAATGTATGCTGCTTTGCCCAGTTGACAC TGATGAAGAAGCTGAAGTTATTCTTCCCGCTGCTGCTTATGCCCTTGCCAAGATACACATGCATCTGGTACATAGTGG ATTCTGTTATACAGCACGGGGAGGCTTTTGTTACTCAGAGGATGACATATTTGATTTCCGAACAG ATGATGGTCAAGATGTAGATGGCTTGCCCACTGAGGGTGTAGAAATTACGTGTTTCCATTTG GATGGAGCACATTACATGATTTATACACCGTCTGATCCGCTTCTCTTTGTTGTTGTAAAG AATAATGATGGTCTGTTGCAAATTGCTGACGAT GACCTGCTGGAGGATCCTGCAATCATTAGTGCCATAGATGAGGAGACTGAGTTTAATGCCTTGGTG GAGGAAGAAGCAGCTCTTCTTGATTCATTGCTAGGAAAAGAATAG
- the LOC117626051 gene encoding uncharacterized protein LOC117626051 isoform X1 produces the protein MAFSVYTTPSTTSSLHLKQAHYFPLFTFQFNQLFPLSVSFPTPSSTPTRLHISVCAAAKSQTGPVKKRSPSGTNNNKKKKRQGGGGGDSEDLSLSDVEIVDNLGAGGVGSSGSGSSSRSLGFHPTPLPKPPAGFVVDDHGKVLMASSKRIASIVDPTNNFPLECVIRRVFRSSRGDECMLLCPVDTPVQILKSTNIDGWSAVSDEEAEVILPAAAYALAKIHMHLVHSGFCYTARGGFCYSEDDIFDFRTDDGQDVDGLPTEGVEITCFHLDGAHYMIYTPSDPLLFVVVKNNDGLLQIADDDLLEDPAIISAIDEETEFNALVEEEAALLDSLLGKE, from the exons ATGGCATTCTCAGTCTACACAACTCCATCAACCACTTCCAGTCTCCATCTGAAGCAAGCCCACTACTTTCCCTTGTTCACTTTCCAATTCAACCAGCTCTTCCCACTCTCAGTCTCCTTCCCAACTCCTTCCTCAACTCCCACCAGACTTCATATCTCTGTGTGCGCCGCTGCTAAGTCGCAGACTGGGCCTGTAAAGAAGCGCTCACCCTCGGGCActaacaacaacaagaagaaaaagcgtcagggtggtggtggtggtgattcAGAGGATCTGAGCTTGAGTGATGTTGAAATTGTGGATAATTTGGGTGCTGGTGGAGTTGGGTCTTCCGGATCCGGTTCGAGTTCGAGGTCGCTTGGTTTCCATCCTACGCCGCTACCAAAACCCCCAGCTGGGTTTGTGGTGGATGATCATGGGAAGGTGCTCATGGCTTCTTCGAAGCGAATTGCTTCCATT GTTGATCCTACCAATAATTTCCCTTTAGAGTGCGTTATAAGGAGAGTGTTCAGAAGCTCGCGGGGAGATGAATGTATGCTGCTTTGCCCAGTTGACAC GCCTGTTCAAATATTAAAGAGCACAAACATAGATGGCTGGTCAGCT GTCAGTGATGAAGAAGCTGAAGTTATTCTTCCCGCTGCTGCTTATGCCCTTGCCAAGATACACATGCATCTGGTACATAGTGG ATTCTGTTATACAGCACGGGGAGGCTTTTGTTACTCAGAGGATGACATATTTGATTTCCGAACAG ATGATGGTCAAGATGTAGATGGCTTGCCCACTGAGGGTGTAGAAATTACGTGTTTCCATTTG GATGGAGCACATTACATGATTTATACACCGTCTGATCCGCTTCTCTTTGTTGTTGTAAAG AATAATGATGGTCTGTTGCAAATTGCTGACGAT GACCTGCTGGAGGATCCTGCAATCATTAGTGCCATAGATGAGGAGACTGAGTTTAATGCCTTGGTG GAGGAAGAAGCAGCTCTTCTTGATTCATTGCTAGGAAAAGAATAG
- the LOC117626051 gene encoding uncharacterized protein LOC117626051 isoform X3, with protein sequence MAFSVYTTPSTTSSLHLKQAHYFPLFTFQFNQLFPLSVSFPTPSSTPTRLHISVCAAAKSQTGPVKKRSPSGTNNNKKKKRQGGGGGDSEDLSLSDVEIVDNLGAGGVGSSGSGSSSRSLGFHPTPLPKPPAGFVVDDHGKVLMASSKRIASIVDPTNNFPLECVIRRVFRSSRGDECMLLCPVDTPVQILKSTNIDGWSAVSDEEAEVILPAAAYALAKIHMHLVHSGFCYTARGGFCYSEDDIFDFRTDDGQDVDGLPTEGVEITCFHLDGAHYMIYTPSDPLLFVVVKNNDGLLQIADDLAFNQQNAMRRQLFI encoded by the exons ATGGCATTCTCAGTCTACACAACTCCATCAACCACTTCCAGTCTCCATCTGAAGCAAGCCCACTACTTTCCCTTGTTCACTTTCCAATTCAACCAGCTCTTCCCACTCTCAGTCTCCTTCCCAACTCCTTCCTCAACTCCCACCAGACTTCATATCTCTGTGTGCGCCGCTGCTAAGTCGCAGACTGGGCCTGTAAAGAAGCGCTCACCCTCGGGCActaacaacaacaagaagaaaaagcgtcagggtggtggtggtggtgattcAGAGGATCTGAGCTTGAGTGATGTTGAAATTGTGGATAATTTGGGTGCTGGTGGAGTTGGGTCTTCCGGATCCGGTTCGAGTTCGAGGTCGCTTGGTTTCCATCCTACGCCGCTACCAAAACCCCCAGCTGGGTTTGTGGTGGATGATCATGGGAAGGTGCTCATGGCTTCTTCGAAGCGAATTGCTTCCATT GTTGATCCTACCAATAATTTCCCTTTAGAGTGCGTTATAAGGAGAGTGTTCAGAAGCTCGCGGGGAGATGAATGTATGCTGCTTTGCCCAGTTGACAC GCCTGTTCAAATATTAAAGAGCACAAACATAGATGGCTGGTCAGCT GTCAGTGATGAAGAAGCTGAAGTTATTCTTCCCGCTGCTGCTTATGCCCTTGCCAAGATACACATGCATCTGGTACATAGTGG ATTCTGTTATACAGCACGGGGAGGCTTTTGTTACTCAGAGGATGACATATTTGATTTCCGAACAG ATGATGGTCAAGATGTAGATGGCTTGCCCACTGAGGGTGTAGAAATTACGTGTTTCCATTTG GATGGAGCACATTACATGATTTATACACCGTCTGATCCGCTTCTCTTTGTTGTTGTAAAG AATAATGATGGTCTGTTGCAAATTGCTGACGAT CTTGCTTTTAATCAGCAAAATGCAATGAGGCGtcagttatttatttaa